GGGAACTCTTAGGGAGGGTGTTCCCTCTCTTTGGGGCGTTGCTCCTCGACCCTCACCCGCTCAGACCCGCCGCAGCATTCGAAGGCGTCCTCTGCGGGGCACCACAGGCTCGTGTGTGGCTCGCAAGCACTTGGCCGTCCTCTTTACGGGGTGGCGAACAGACGCCCGCTTACTCGTGCCTTTCTCGAGACCCGCCTTCCCCCAAAACCTGGGACACTCGCAATGCCCACCCCTACAGGACCCTGGCGTATGATCTCCATCGCCGCCCTGGCATCCGTATGTATCGCCTGCGCCGACGACAGTCCGACCGCATCACAAGCTGGAGCACGGCATGCGGCACTCGCAGCCGGAGAGCAGATCCAGAGCTGCGCGCAATTCGAGATCCGCATCGGCAGCCAGATGCAGGTCACGGTTGTGCCGCTCACCGTCCCCGGCTGCGGTGGCACCCTCGTGCCGGTAGTCGACAGTAGTGCCACCCTCGACCGTAAGGGGCGTCTCCGCCTACCGCTCGTCCTGGAGAACCGTGGCACGGTCACCGTCGGGCCGCCCGCGCACTTGGTAAGCTGGCGGGATAGCCTTCGGATCATAACCCAGGGCTCGAAAACGCCGGCCCTCCAGTTCGTGAATCCTGATTCGGTGGTGCCCACCACGTCACCGAGCATGCCTGGGGCTCTACTCTGGAAATACGATACCCTCCTCAACGGCTCAGGTCAGCGGCAGGTGTTGGCCCCGGGGGCACGTTCCCGCGTGCGCTGGGTCGAGATGGATGCCGTGGGCGTGTCCGTCTTCCGCGTCACTTTCCACACGCGCGCCGTAACTACCACGCCGACCGTTCCGCTTACGCCGCCGAATGGAAGGCCCGCGGAGCTCTACCACGAATCAAACGTGATTGCGGGTAGCCGGCTTGCGACCGGCCCGTACCCGCGCAACGTGGTCCTGGTCCGCTTTCACCGCGGCGCCACCCAAGCGGAGCGGCAAGCCGCCATCGACCTGGTTGGCGGAGAGGTGGTGGGCGGGTCGCCCATCATGGGAATCTACATCGTAAAGGCGCCGGAGGACGGCACCGACGCGCCGCTGGTTTCGGCGATCGAGCGGCTCAGCACGTTCCCCCAGGTTGCCTCGGCGGGTCCAGACTTCTTCTTCAGCCCCTCGTACGAGAAGCCCGGCGACGGCACCGGATGGCAACGGCCGCAGTGGGAGGTCGACGCGGACTCCGCGGCTGGTGACAACTGGGGGATGGAGCGGATCGCCGCACCGCTGGCCTGGGGATGTGAAACAGGCGACAGCACGGTGCGCGTCGCGATCATCGACAACGGCTTCCACAACGTCAGCGATCTGGCGACCAACACGACGAACCCCGGCATCGCGCAGTTCGGCGCGTTCACCGCGGACCACGGGACGCGCGTCGCCTCCATCGTGGGTGCGCGTGGGAACAACAACGCGCAGATCACGGGAGTCATGTGGCGCGCCGATCTTCAGATGTACGAATACGGGACCTCCAACAGCAATCCCAATCTCCAGCTTACCACGCTGGGGCTCCAAACAGCCATCGTCACGGCCGCGGCGAATGGCGCGTCGGTGATCAACATCTCGTCAGCGTTGTACTGGCTTCAGCAGCACGGCCGGTTGCCCTACGGCGTCCCCGGCGGGCCTGCCATACCCCACCCCGACAGTGCGAAAGCCGACAGTGCGCGAGTCCGCAGAGTCCACGCAGACCTCCGCGATGCGATCGCCTATGCCGACACGATACATGGCCAGAGACCACTGTTCGTACTCTCCGCCTCAAACGACGGTATCGACGCATGGTGGTCCGGGATGGCGAACGTAGCGACAGACTACCCGGATCGAGTACTCGTCGTCGGCGCGGTGGACCAGCCGGGAGCACTCCGGTTCAACCACAATCAGCAGGGCAACAATCTGGTGAGCGTCGTGGCGCCCGGTGTCGATGTAGGTGTACTCGACGGTACCGGGACCCCTCGGCTCGACTCGGGCGCTTCGTTTGCTGCCCCGCACGTCACCGGAATCGCGGGGCTGCTGCTCTCCTTTGACCGCACGCTTTCTCCAGCGCAGGTGCGCCAGTTGATCGTGGAGGGAGCCGACAGTGCCCGGCGCGTCGTCAGCGGAACACCGACCGCGAACGCGCGGTGGAGCCTGCGACTCGCGGCCCGTAGGAACGGTGCCCGCCTCTGCGGCAATCGCGCGTGGATGGACAACGCCGGCTTTACCGTGCAACGGCGCAGCGCCCCCGAAACATCTCTTTTCGGTACGTCGACGTACGCCCCATGGGACATCCTTCACCGCGGGCGGCGCATGCGCTTCCTGAACAATGGCGTCCCCAGAGTGTTCGAGTGGAGTGCGGCGGGCTGGCAGGCATCCGCACTCCTCGGGGGCGAAGCATCTCCGCTCACGGCTCGGAGCGGAGACCCCTATCGCTCGGTGTACCGTGATCCGCAGATCTCCAGTCAGGGGGTGAATCACAGCGGGGACACATCCGTCGTACACAGGCGGCTGAACAATGGGGGGGTGGTAACTGACAACACTGCGATGATCACCGACGTGGAGGTATCGTTGCGAGATCCGGGTGGGAATCGGCGGTTGATCGGAACCCTCCCGGCTGCCCTCACGGAGACGCGAAGCAACGTGTGCATTCGAGAATCGCCGGATTCGTCCGGGAATTTCTCCTGCACCGCTACGCTGGGGGATCATGGGGTCGACTACATGGAGCGTCTGGAAATTCAAACCGCGTATGCACCCACCGGAAAGTCGGTCTTCGTGTTGCTCGGCCGAACTTTCACGCGCTGGGCGACGGTGGGAAACTGGTACTC
This DNA window, taken from Longimicrobium sp., encodes the following:
- a CDS encoding S8 family serine peptidase; translation: MISIAALASVCIACADDSPTASQAGARHAALAAGEQIQSCAQFEIRIGSQMQVTVVPLTVPGCGGTLVPVVDSSATLDRKGRLRLPLVLENRGTVTVGPPAHLVSWRDSLRIITQGSKTPALQFVNPDSVVPTTSPSMPGALLWKYDTLLNGSGQRQVLAPGARSRVRWVEMDAVGVSVFRVTFHTRAVTTTPTVPLTPPNGRPAELYHESNVIAGSRLATGPYPRNVVLVRFHRGATQAERQAAIDLVGGEVVGGSPIMGIYIVKAPEDGTDAPLVSAIERLSTFPQVASAGPDFFFSPSYEKPGDGTGWQRPQWEVDADSAAGDNWGMERIAAPLAWGCETGDSTVRVAIIDNGFHNVSDLATNTTNPGIAQFGAFTADHGTRVASIVGARGNNNAQITGVMWRADLQMYEYGTSNSNPNLQLTTLGLQTAIVTAAANGASVINISSALYWLQQHGRLPYGVPGGPAIPHPDSAKADSARVRRVHADLRDAIAYADTIHGQRPLFVLSASNDGIDAWWSGMANVATDYPDRVLVVGAVDQPGALRFNHNQQGNNLVSVVAPGVDVGVLDGTGTPRLDSGASFAAPHVTGIAGLLLSFDRTLSPAQVRQLIVEGADSARRVVSGTPTANARWSLRLAARRNGARLCGNRAWMDNAGFTVQRRSAPETSLFGTSTYAPWDILHRGRRMRFLNNGVPRVFEWSAAGWQASALLGGEASPLTARSGDPYRSVYRDPQISSQGVNHSGDTSVVHRRLNNGGVVTDNTAMITDVEVSLRDPGGNRRLIGTLPAALTETRSNVCIRESPDSSGNFSCTATLGDHGVDYMERLEIQTAYAPTGKSVFVLLGRTFTRWATVGNWYSPCDTGYWGSRCMDYTVTRGYRDVRIYSVPVAGGAPTLLWQENDISLTPLGVSAESNELAVTRRTSNSVTHEAWGKPPVVTTNTSTCRAQFRDLRQAGALRFEVPDCVDATYAP